One window of Anaerolineales bacterium genomic DNA carries:
- a CDS encoding Crp/Fnr family transcriptional regulator: MRYDKADVSRELEKIPWFKEIDRKHLQRISDISHLRHVRAGEILFREGDQEDYLYIVIEGRVAIDIFIPHRGKIRIFTAEPWDLFGWSSVIPNIYQRTAGAVAVVDGLVVGIDSAKLREACDADHDLGYLVMRRLSNIVASRLLVTRLQLIDMFASPEDKNAK; encoded by the coding sequence ATGAGGTATGACAAGGCAGATGTGAGCAGGGAACTTGAAAAAATTCCCTGGTTCAAGGAGATCGACCGTAAACACTTGCAACGGATTTCAGACATATCACATTTAAGACATGTACGGGCGGGGGAAATCCTGTTCCGCGAAGGCGACCAGGAAGACTATCTTTACATCGTTATCGAGGGGCGGGTGGCAATCGACATCTTTATCCCCCATCGAGGCAAGATTCGAATCTTTACCGCCGAACCTTGGGACCTGTTCGGTTGGTCAAGCGTAATCCCCAATATCTACCAACGAACGGCGGGAGCCGTTGCCGTGGTGGATGGTTTGGTGGTCGGCATCGATTCCGCAAAATTACGCGAAGCCTGTGACGCCGACCACGACCTGGGCTATCTTGTCATGCGCCGATTATCGAACATTGTCGCCAGCCGTTTGCTGGTCACCCGCCTGCAATTGATCGATATGTTTGCGTCACCGGAGGACAAAAATGCCAAATGA
- the hisS gene encoding histidine--tRNA ligase yields MKKTVQTVKGVREFYPETMSLRNYLYEKVRSASRSFGYQEWDGPFIETIDLYAAKSGEELVKKQSFVFEDRGGDLVTLRPELTPSLARMIAAKQGQLTFPVRWWSFGPFWRYEQPQKGRTREFFQWNIDMVGADSPEADAEMIAIAATFLRSVGLDPARVSIFVNDRSLMTSQFDRLDIPVEKRVESSNLIDRRSKMNPDAWEAYGLEMGLSQRQIDGLKQVLENYNLWKQSDNLQRVFAALDALGVKEYIKFDPAVMRGLLYYTSTVFEAFDLTGSVRRSILGGGRYDNLLEDVGGDSLPATGFAMGDVVIGIVLQEAGLVPDFEPSPAQVLVTVFDENLWIQSLSLASELRQAGLNVMVYPEPVKLPKQFKFADKMKMRVAMVLGPDEVEKGLVVVKNLGTGDQLQVKREAIFESIKGILKNA; encoded by the coding sequence ATGAAAAAAACCGTTCAGACCGTAAAAGGTGTGCGCGAGTTCTATCCCGAAACCATGTCGCTTCGAAACTATCTTTATGAGAAAGTTCGAAGCGCTTCGCGGTCATTTGGCTATCAGGAATGGGATGGTCCGTTCATTGAGACGATCGATCTTTACGCGGCAAAATCCGGCGAAGAACTGGTGAAAAAACAATCGTTCGTGTTCGAGGATCGCGGCGGGGATTTAGTGACCCTGCGTCCCGAGTTGACGCCCAGCCTGGCGCGCATGATCGCGGCAAAACAGGGACAGTTGACTTTTCCCGTCCGCTGGTGGTCGTTCGGTCCATTCTGGCGCTACGAACAGCCGCAAAAAGGCCGCACACGGGAATTTTTTCAATGGAATATCGACATGGTCGGGGCAGATTCACCTGAAGCAGACGCGGAGATGATCGCCATTGCCGCTACCTTCCTGCGCTCGGTCGGGCTGGACCCGGCGCGTGTTTCCATATTCGTGAATGACCGCAGCCTGATGACCTCCCAGTTTGACAGGCTGGACATCCCGGTTGAGAAACGCGTCGAATCGTCGAACCTGATCGATCGACGCTCGAAAATGAATCCGGATGCCTGGGAGGCATACGGCTTGGAGATGGGATTAAGCCAGAGACAGATCGATGGTCTGAAGCAAGTGCTTGAAAATTACAACCTTTGGAAACAAAGCGATAATCTTCAGAGGGTTTTTGCAGCACTGGACGCGCTGGGAGTTAAAGAATACATTAAATTCGACCCGGCGGTCATGCGCGGACTGCTGTATTACACGAGCACCGTTTTCGAGGCATTCGATCTCACTGGATCTGTCCGCCGCTCGATCCTGGGCGGAGGGAGGTATGACAATCTGCTGGAAGATGTTGGCGGTGATTCCCTGCCGGCAACGGGATTTGCAATGGGCGATGTGGTCATTGGAATTGTTTTGCAGGAAGCGGGGCTGGTCCCTGATTTCGAACCCAGTCCGGCACAGGTTTTGGTGACCGTCTTCGATGAGAACCTATGGATACAGTCCCTTTCTCTTGCGTCTGAATTACGCCAGGCGGGACTCAATGTAATGGTTTATCCCGAACCCGTCAAACTGCCGAAACAATTCAAGTTTGCAGACAAAATGAAGATGCGGGTCGCGATGGTGCTTGGTCCGGATGAGGTAGAAAAAGGCCTGGTCGTGGTCAAAAACCTTGGGACGGGAGATCAGTTACAAGTCAAGAGGGAGGCGATTTTTGAGTCGATTAAGGGGATTTTGAAAAATGCCTGA
- a CDS encoding GNAT family N-acetyltransferase, with the protein MPEIRPVSIDNWRELIDLKVREDQKHFVASNLYSIAQSKFGDEYEGHWDLFPFGIYDDEGKPVGFLMYAVNFSHPTHQAFIQRLMVDEKFQGRGYGMFGMKWMLDLFHADERVQVVGISYEPQNEVARKLYASLGFEETGRIIDDETEAMLKLR; encoded by the coding sequence ATGCCTGAGATTCGCCCCGTCTCGATCGATAACTGGCGGGAACTTATCGATTTGAAAGTTCGTGAAGATCAGAAACATTTTGTCGCTTCAAATTTATATTCAATCGCCCAATCAAAATTCGGCGATGAGTACGAGGGGCATTGGGATTTGTTTCCCTTTGGAATCTACGATGATGAAGGCAAGCCTGTGGGGTTTTTGATGTATGCCGTAAATTTCTCGCATCCCACCCATCAAGCCTTCATTCAGCGGTTGATGGTGGATGAAAAGTTCCAGGGCCGGGGCTATGGAATGTTCGGCATGAAGTGGATGTTGGACTTGTTCCATGCCGACGAGCGGGTTCAAGTAGTGGGTATTTCTTATGAGCCGCAAAACGAAGTCGCTCGGAAGTTGTATGCAAGTTTGGGATTCGAGGAAACCGGCAGAATCATTGACGATGAGACTGAAGCAATGCTGAAACTACGTTGA
- the malQ gene encoding 4-alpha-glucanotransferase, producing the protein MTFKRSSGILLHPTSLPGPFGIGDLGPQAFRFIDWLASTGCKLWQILPLGPTGYGDSPYQCFSAFAGNPYIISPDAMFEDGLLTQTDLDSMKDLPASRVDFGLIIPKKLNLLLTAYQRFKINPEALRNEFTYFCAENAFWLDDFSLFMSLKEANGGGAWNGWDSNLRSGKKSALDKAKKELAESIEQYSFYQFLFFRQWSKLRKYANEKGIQIMGDIPIFVAYDSADVWANPELFYLDESGSPTVVAGVPPDLFSTTGQLWGNPLYNWDVHQRDGYKWWLSRVRFALGTVDILRFDHFRGFAGYYEIPASHTTAEHGRWVPGPGKDLFKAIDEDLGNGIIVPGTGLPIVAEDLGLITPDVIELLDAFHLPGMKVLQFAFSGPENPFLPHNYVPNCVAYTGTHDNDTAMGWFATASEKEKDFALRYLGVDGRDFAWDLIRGVWKSVAVFAVAPMQDVLSCDGSARMNFPSRLGGNWEWRMSEADLREDLAQRLKDLNWMTLR; encoded by the coding sequence ATGACTTTCAAACGCTCCTCAGGAATCCTGCTTCATCCGACAAGCCTGCCCGGTCCATTTGGCATTGGCGACCTTGGCCCGCAAGCCTTTCGGTTCATCGATTGGCTTGCATCCACCGGCTGCAAACTTTGGCAGATTCTTCCTCTCGGTCCCACCGGGTATGGCGATTCGCCTTATCAGTGTTTCTCTGCTTTCGCGGGGAATCCCTATATCATCAGCCCGGATGCCATGTTCGAAGACGGATTGTTGACTCAAACTGACCTGGATTCGATGAAGGACCTGCCCGCCTCTCGCGTTGATTTCGGCCTGATCATACCGAAAAAGCTGAATCTATTGCTGACGGCTTATCAGCGCTTCAAGATCAACCCCGAAGCATTACGAAACGAGTTTACCTATTTTTGCGCCGAGAATGCCTTCTGGTTGGACGATTTCTCCTTATTCATGTCCCTGAAAGAGGCGAACGGCGGCGGCGCATGGAACGGCTGGGATTCGAACCTGCGTTCAGGAAAAAAATCCGCTCTCGATAAAGCAAAGAAAGAACTCGCTGAATCAATCGAGCAATATTCCTTCTATCAATTCCTGTTTTTCCGTCAGTGGAGCAAACTCCGCAAATACGCCAATGAAAAAGGGATTCAGATCATGGGCGATATCCCCATCTTTGTCGCCTACGACTCCGCTGACGTGTGGGCAAATCCTGAATTGTTCTATCTCGACGAGAGCGGGAGTCCCACCGTCGTGGCAGGCGTGCCGCCAGACCTTTTCTCAACCACCGGTCAACTGTGGGGGAATCCGCTTTACAACTGGGATGTTCATCAAAGGGACGGTTACAAGTGGTGGTTGTCGCGGGTCCGGTTTGCGCTGGGCACTGTCGATATCTTACGCTTCGACCACTTCCGCGGATTTGCGGGCTATTACGAAATACCCGCTTCGCACACCACCGCCGAACACGGACGCTGGGTTCCCGGTCCCGGCAAGGATTTGTTCAAAGCTATCGACGAAGACCTTGGCAACGGAATTATCGTCCCTGGAACCGGTCTGCCCATCGTTGCCGAAGACCTGGGACTCATCACACCGGATGTCATTGAATTGCTCGATGCGTTTCATCTGCCCGGCATGAAAGTCTTGCAATTCGCCTTTAGCGGACCGGAGAATCCCTTCCTGCCGCACAACTACGTGCCGAACTGCGTCGCTTATACAGGCACGCATGATAATGATACGGCGATGGGATGGTTCGCGACCGCATCTGAGAAAGAAAAGGATTTCGCGCTCCGCTATCTTGGCGTGGACGGCCGCGACTTCGCCTGGGACCTCATCCGTGGCGTGTGGAAATCCGTTGCAGTCTTTGCAGTTGCTCCCATGCAGGATGTGCTAAGTTGTGATGGCTCCGCCCGCATGAACTTCCCCAGCAGACTCGGTGGGAATTGGGAATGGCGGATGTCCGAGGCAGATTTACGCGAAGATTTGGCGCAGAGATTGAAGGATTTGAACTGGATGACGCTGAGATAG
- a CDS encoding exo-alpha-sialidase has translation MSARATRTQLLVLLVLIALAALTAANMGSLLPTAEETPAKAKRKTVGPLASVIAAPIPSGVKAPPTPPSGFSTQTRLGFFDGDQWEPAIAADRFGNVYMLYAQYYGVPGCETCGNPTQVIQISNDHGATWGPPTPIYTEGANTGQWDSQIVVDPADGRTVYASWMEANKSDIAVAKSTDFGQTWSVVIADSTNAAVDKPILAVRGQDVYVSYTHAQKLYAASSHDGGQTFTQSEIKFKGKLGWALAAGGYVAPNGTVYMSWNGYEQNGGAKGKVHLVISKSTDGGATWTNTVVQVSRAPEKCPADYYCGWAYLGAQIVMAGDEAGNVYSLSNANSADFGPARIYFFKSTNDGATWSAPVEVSTAGPNISHNFPAITATGNGDVRISWMDERTNGWWNTYYRSSTNGGSTWTNEQDVSAFADGYSSYITADGFRFPFGDYYEMDIDEEGTTHIIMGEGYSYDSPGSIWYTRGK, from the coding sequence ATGTCTGCACGCGCTACCCGCACGCAATTGCTCGTCCTGTTGGTCCTGATTGCCCTTGCTGCACTAACGGCAGCAAACATGGGTTCATTACTTCCCACCGCGGAAGAAACCCCTGCAAAAGCCAAACGAAAAACAGTAGGCCCTCTAGCATCCGTCATCGCCGCGCCGATTCCCTCGGGAGTTAAAGCGCCTCCCACCCCACCGAGCGGATTCTCGACCCAAACCCGGCTGGGATTTTTCGACGGAGATCAATGGGAGCCAGCCATAGCCGCCGACCGGTTCGGGAACGTATATATGCTTTACGCGCAATATTATGGAGTGCCGGGCTGTGAGACATGCGGCAACCCAACACAGGTCATTCAAATCAGCAACGATCATGGTGCGACTTGGGGTCCGCCAACTCCGATCTATACCGAAGGCGCAAATACCGGTCAATGGGATTCCCAGATCGTCGTTGATCCAGCCGACGGCAGGACCGTGTACGCCTCCTGGATGGAAGCGAACAAGAGCGACATCGCTGTCGCCAAATCCACAGATTTCGGGCAGACCTGGTCGGTCGTGATCGCGGACTCCACAAATGCCGCTGTGGATAAACCCATCCTTGCCGTGCGCGGGCAGGATGTGTACGTCTCGTATACTCATGCGCAAAAACTCTACGCCGCATCATCCCATGACGGCGGGCAAACCTTCACTCAATCCGAGATCAAGTTCAAAGGGAAACTGGGTTGGGCGCTGGCTGCTGGTGGATACGTCGCCCCGAATGGCACCGTCTACATGTCGTGGAATGGCTACGAACAAAACGGCGGCGCGAAGGGTAAGGTCCATCTCGTCATCAGCAAATCCACTGACGGCGGCGCGACGTGGACAAACACCGTTGTTCAAGTCTCCCGCGCTCCCGAAAAATGCCCTGCGGATTACTACTGCGGCTGGGCATATCTTGGAGCGCAAATCGTGATGGCAGGCGACGAAGCGGGTAACGTTTACTCCCTTTCCAATGCCAACAGCGCGGACTTTGGACCGGCTCGCATCTACTTCTTCAAATCCACCAATGACGGCGCGACTTGGAGCGCCCCCGTGGAAGTCTCCACGGCCGGACCGAACATCTCGCATAACTTCCCGGCTATCACGGCAACCGGCAACGGCGACGTCCGCATCTCGTGGATGGACGAAAGGACCAATGGCTGGTGGAATACCTATTACCGTTCATCCACAAATGGCGGCTCAACCTGGACAAACGAGCAGGACGTTTCCGCATTCGCGGACGGTTATTCCAGCTATATCACCGCAGATGGATTCCGCTTCCCCTTCGGTGATTATTATGAAATGGATATCGACGAAGAAGGCACTACCCACATCATTATGGGCGAAGGCTATAGTTACGACTCACCCGGTTCGATCTGGTACACAAGGGGAAAGTAG
- a CDS encoding glycogen synthase, giving the protein MPKTINVLFLAAEADPFIKVGGLGDVAGVLPRELRALSTDEVTLDVRLVLPHHQSVKAENLRPVELFSIPRGNSEVGVEAFETSHDGMPVYLINGDPIRSGGSVYSLDTKLDTEKYVFFSLAAIELTKHINFQPDVIHANDWHTALSVYVNLTKRWEAGAKHVAGLITLHNLPFMGTDVGALLDSYKIKLAQTDLPEWARVQALPLGLWASDAIVAVSPGYAKEVLTEEFGCGLQDFLSQRSETLSGILNGIDTVSFDPATDRALSVNYDLETLDRRAENKELLQEKLGLARNPHVPLLGIVSRMDVQKGIDLAFSALKSMKNTNFQAVILGTGDPKLEEAARELQTNFPEKIKAELRFDANLARQIYAGADMLLMPSRYEPCGLAQMIAMRYGCVPVVRAVGGLKDTVIQNETGFVFEKAHHMSLTGAIKAAIKVLEDREKWSAIQRKGMSQDFTWKASAKKYLELYDSLVK; this is encoded by the coding sequence ATGCCCAAAACCATCAATGTGCTATTCCTCGCCGCCGAAGCGGATCCTTTCATCAAGGTCGGCGGTTTGGGGGATGTTGCGGGGGTTCTGCCGCGTGAACTGCGCGCGCTTTCCACCGATGAAGTGACGCTCGACGTGCGGCTCGTGTTACCGCATCACCAATCTGTGAAGGCGGAGAATCTCCGTCCCGTGGAACTCTTTTCCATACCGCGAGGCAATTCCGAGGTCGGGGTGGAGGCGTTCGAGACGTCGCATGACGGCATGCCCGTCTATTTGATCAACGGCGACCCCATTCGTTCGGGAGGCTCGGTCTATTCTCTCGACACAAAACTGGACACGGAAAAATATGTGTTCTTCTCGCTGGCGGCAATCGAGTTGACGAAACATATCAACTTTCAGCCGGATGTGATACATGCGAACGATTGGCATACGGCGTTGAGCGTCTATGTAAACCTGACGAAACGTTGGGAAGCCGGTGCGAAGCATGTGGCGGGATTGATCACGCTTCACAACCTGCCTTTCATGGGCACGGATGTCGGCGCCCTTCTCGACAGTTATAAGATAAAACTTGCGCAGACCGACCTGCCGGAATGGGCAAGAGTGCAGGCATTGCCGCTGGGTTTGTGGGCTTCAGACGCGATTGTCGCTGTCTCACCGGGATATGCGAAGGAGGTGTTGACCGAGGAATTCGGCTGTGGGTTGCAGGATTTTTTGAGTCAACGAAGCGAAACGCTTAGCGGAATTTTGAACGGCATCGACACCGTCTCGTTCGACCCTGCAACGGATAGAGCGCTGAGTGTCAATTATGATCTTGAAACCCTTGACCGCCGCGCAGAGAACAAGGAACTCCTGCAGGAAAAACTCGGGCTGGCACGGAATCCGCATGTCCCATTGCTGGGAATCGTTTCACGCATGGATGTTCAAAAAGGCATCGACCTTGCCTTTTCTGCGCTCAAAAGCATGAAGAACACGAATTTTCAGGCTGTCATTCTTGGAACGGGCGACCCGAAGCTAGAGGAAGCCGCGCGCGAGCTGCAAACGAATTTCCCGGAAAAAATAAAAGCAGAATTGCGCTTCGATGCAAACCTTGCCCGGCAGATCTATGCAGGCGCGGATATGCTTCTCATGCCTTCGCGGTACGAACCTTGCGGGCTCGCGCAAATGATCGCCATGCGCTACGGCTGCGTGCCTGTTGTGCGCGCGGTGGGCGGATTGAAAGACACTGTCATTCAGAACGAAACCGGTTTTGTGTTCGAAAAGGCACACCACATGTCTTTAACGGGGGCGATCAAGGCTGCGATCAAAGTACTGGAAGATCGCGAGAAATGGTCTGCCATTCAGCGGAAGGGGATGTCGCAGGACTTCACCTGGAAGGCTTCCGCGAAAAAATATCTCGAACTCTACGATTCGTTGGTTAAATAA
- a CDS encoding FAD/NAD(P)-binding protein: MTMLATEIVRTHADLLLEPHWAEIKSIVPEADDIATYWIRFLDSDEQEAFRFEPGQFNMLYLPGFGESAISISSDPQDNEKIGHTVRFVGNVTRAVSRLKVGDIVSLRGPFGSHWPMKEMEGRDVFIACGGIGLPPLRPALYHIIQNRDEYGKVTLLYGARTSGDLMFPKEYEDWRKAGIDVEVTVDRGDANWNGRVGVVPMWFYQFRIDPHKTTILTCGPEIMIRFVIFEAMARRVPLDRIYVSLERNMKCGQGSCGHCQLGPYFICKEGPVFRFDELQSFFNVEEF, translated from the coding sequence ATGACCATGCTTGCCACAGAAATTGTCAGAACGCACGCTGACCTGCTGCTCGAACCGCACTGGGCCGAGATTAAATCCATCGTCCCCGAGGCAGACGACATCGCCACATACTGGATCCGCTTCCTAGATTCTGACGAACAAGAGGCATTCCGTTTCGAACCGGGTCAATTCAACATGCTCTACCTGCCCGGGTTTGGCGAATCCGCGATTTCGATCAGTTCCGATCCGCAAGATAACGAGAAGATTGGGCACACCGTCCGCTTCGTTGGGAATGTCACACGCGCGGTAAGTCGCCTGAAAGTCGGTGACATCGTCAGCTTGCGCGGACCGTTCGGCTCGCATTGGCCCATGAAAGAAATGGAAGGCAGGGATGTGTTCATCGCCTGCGGAGGCATTGGTCTGCCTCCCCTCCGCCCGGCGTTGTATCACATCATTCAGAACCGCGACGAGTACGGGAAGGTCACGTTACTCTACGGCGCCCGTACTTCCGGCGACCTGATGTTCCCAAAGGAATATGAGGATTGGCGCAAAGCCGGCATCGACGTGGAAGTGACGGTTGACCGTGGGGACGCCAACTGGAATGGACGCGTCGGAGTGGTTCCGATGTGGTTTTACCAGTTCCGCATCGACCCGCACAAGACCACCATCCTCACCTGCGGACCGGAGATCATGATCCGGTTTGTCATCTTCGAAGCCATGGCGCGCCGCGTTCCGCTGGATCGCATCTACGTCTCGCTCGAACGTAATATGAAATGCGGTCAGGGCTCGTGCGGTCACTGTCAGTTGGGACCCTACTTCATCTGTAAGGAAGGTCCGGTCTTTCGTTTTGACGAATTACAGTCCTTCTTCAATGTCGAGGAGTTTTAA
- a CDS encoding oxidoreductase, with translation MTTKKPTVAVYKFSSCDGCQLSILNMEDDLLDLADAIDIAYFLEATRAQKPGPYDIAIVEGSITTPHEIERIKEVRATAKTVVALGTCATAGGIQALRNFANADEFARVVYGHPEYLQYLETATPLSEHIPVDLELWGCPVNKAQVIEVIVALLNNRLPNLPPYSVCLECKRRGTICILVDKGIPCIGPATQAGCGAICPTIGRGCYGCFGPSRDVNPGAMATMLRQLERYPGETARLFRGISGYAPTFRTIVDDLLPANEEA, from the coding sequence ATGACCACGAAAAAACCAACCGTTGCCGTGTATAAGTTTTCCTCCTGTGACGGGTGCCAGCTTTCGATCTTGAACATGGAAGATGATCTGCTTGATCTTGCCGACGCAATCGACATCGCATATTTCCTCGAAGCCACACGCGCACAGAAACCCGGACCTTACGATATTGCGATCGTCGAAGGTTCGATCACCACGCCGCATGAAATTGAGCGCATCAAGGAGGTACGTGCCACCGCAAAAACGGTGGTCGCTCTCGGTACATGCGCCACTGCCGGAGGCATTCAAGCGCTTCGCAATTTTGCCAATGCCGATGAATTTGCAAGGGTGGTGTACGGGCATCCTGAATACCTACAATATCTTGAAACTGCCACACCCCTCTCCGAGCACATTCCCGTCGATCTCGAACTGTGGGGCTGTCCGGTCAACAAGGCACAGGTGATCGAAGTCATCGTGGCGCTGCTGAACAACCGTCTTCCCAACCTGCCGCCTTATTCTGTCTGTTTGGAGTGCAAGCGGCGCGGAACCATTTGCATCCTTGTGGATAAAGGTATTCCCTGCATCGGACCCGCGACACAGGCGGGATGCGGCGCGATCTGCCCAACCATCGGACGCGGCTGCTACGGTTGTTTCGGTCCTTCACGCGATGTCAACCCCGGCGCGATGGCAACCATGCTCCGGCAACTGGAACGCTATCCGGGTGAGACAGCCCGCCTCTTCCGCGGCATCAGCGGCTACGCTCCGACTTTCCGCACCATTGTGGATGATCTTCTTCCGGCAAACGAGGAGGCGTGA
- a CDS encoding 4Fe-4S dicluster domain-containing protein, whose amino-acid sequence MPNERIPDMGSTITIEKPVFNLLLSRLKEEGYLPIGPRVKNETLVYEEIESIDDLPQGYSTEQKPGNFRLVHEKHSRFFDIIPGAQSWKQFLFPSQTELFAMQKNGKSWEISSQPMETPKYAFIGVRACELAAIQIQDGIFMREDFTDPHYRARRIHAFVISVNCTQPAGTCFCTSMGTGPRVKEEFDVNLTELDDVFVLTIGSEVARRLLAGIPFDDASGYILSNVERKLEHAEHQMTRKLESSDLPNLIIDHLDHPYWLEIGKRCLSCTNCTQVCPTCFCWDTQDEMSLDGKTTRRNRLWDSCFNPGYSHQAGGNTRPTIYSRYRQWLSHKLGTWKQQFGTLGCVGCGRCITWCPAEIDITEEIAALRNEVNR is encoded by the coding sequence ATGCCAAATGAGCGCATCCCGGACATGGGAAGCACCATCACGATCGAAAAGCCGGTTTTCAATCTGCTCTTATCCCGATTGAAGGAGGAAGGATATTTGCCGATTGGGCCGCGCGTCAAGAATGAGACGCTTGTTTATGAAGAAATCGAGAGTATCGATGATCTTCCACAGGGATACAGCACCGAGCAAAAGCCGGGCAACTTTCGATTGGTGCATGAAAAACATTCCCGTTTCTTCGATATCATCCCTGGAGCCCAGTCCTGGAAACAATTTCTTTTCCCGTCACAAACGGAATTGTTCGCCATGCAAAAAAACGGAAAGAGCTGGGAAATTTCCTCTCAACCAATGGAAACCCCCAAGTATGCATTTATTGGAGTCCGCGCCTGTGAACTGGCAGCGATCCAGATACAAGACGGGATATTCATGCGCGAAGATTTTACCGACCCGCACTACCGGGCGCGGCGAATACACGCATTCGTGATCTCGGTTAACTGCACCCAACCCGCTGGAACCTGTTTCTGCACATCGATGGGTACCGGTCCGCGCGTGAAGGAGGAATTCGACGTGAATCTGACCGAGCTCGATGATGTGTTTGTATTAACCATCGGGTCGGAGGTTGCGCGAAGATTGCTGGCTGGAATTCCATTTGACGACGCCAGCGGTTACATCCTCTCGAATGTCGAGCGGAAACTTGAGCACGCCGAACATCAAATGACAAGGAAACTCGAAAGCTCCGATCTGCCAAATCTCATCATTGATCACCTCGATCACCCTTACTGGCTCGAGATCGGAAAGCGGTGCCTTAGTTGTACGAACTGTACCCAGGTCTGCCCGACATGTTTCTGTTGGGATACACAGGATGAGATGAGCCTCGATGGAAAGACCACCAGACGCAACCGCTTATGGGACTCCTGCTTCAATCCCGGGTATTCACATCAGGCAGGTGGCAATACCCGCCCGACGATCTATTCGCGCTATCGCCAGTGGCTCTCTCATAAGCTTGGCACATGGAAACAACAATTCGGAACCCTGGGCTGTGTTGGATGCGGACGCTGTATTACATGGTGCCCGGCAGAGATCGATATCACGGAAGAGATCGCCGCCCTGCGAAATGAGGTGAACCGATGA
- a CDS encoding Ni/Fe hydrogenase subunit alpha — protein MKNIKVPALARVEGEGGLYIGLKNGKAVEIRLDIYEPPRFFEGFLRDRYLQEVPDITARICGICPVAYQMSAVYALENALGVKISPQVRALRRLMYCGEYIESHALHIYMLQAPDLLGKESVLEVAAEAPDVVKTALRLKKIGNELLKAIGGRSVHPVNVCVGGFYSWPDAKAIKALLPDMEWGLNAAIDTVKLALTLPYPDLEIDYEFVALHHTEEYGVIEGDVLSSNGRKLSISEYENSYIEEHVRHSNALHSRTVDNNTYLVGPLARLNLNHEQLMPRAKNSLQEFGIRLPVKNPYKSLIARSIELVHFYEEAIQLIKEYKPSGPAHLELKLKAGEGSGATEAPRGLLYHRYKIDARGMVQFAKITPPTAQNLPRIEADLFKLTPKIVSLPEAEATLIAEHLVRSYDPCISCATHFLKLKIAEK, from the coding sequence ATGAAAAACATAAAAGTTCCCGCCCTGGCGCGCGTGGAAGGAGAAGGCGGTCTCTACATCGGCTTGAAAAACGGCAAGGCAGTGGAAATCCGCCTCGACATTTACGAGCCGCCGCGATTCTTCGAAGGGTTTTTGAGAGACCGATACCTGCAGGAAGTTCCCGACATCACCGCCCGTATCTGCGGCATTTGCCCAGTGGCTTATCAGATGAGCGCCGTGTACGCGCTCGAGAATGCATTGGGAGTGAAAATCTCCCCCCAGGTGCGCGCCCTCCGCCGGTTGATGTACTGCGGCGAATACATCGAAAGTCACGCGCTGCATATTTATATGCTCCAGGCTCCCGACTTGCTTGGTAAAGAATCTGTTTTGGAGGTGGCGGCAGAAGCACCCGATGTCGTGAAGACCGCCCTGCGCCTCAAGAAGATCGGCAACGAACTGCTCAAGGCAATTGGCGGGCGATCCGTACATCCCGTCAATGTGTGTGTCGGCGGTTTTTACAGCTGGCCTGATGCGAAAGCAATCAAGGCCCTGCTCCCCGATATGGAATGGGGGTTGAACGCCGCCATCGACACGGTCAAGCTGGCGCTTACGCTTCCCTACCCGGACCTGGAAATTGACTATGAATTTGTAGCCCTCCACCACACTGAGGAATACGGTGTGATCGAAGGCGATGTCCTTTCGTCAAACGGGCGCAAGCTTTCGATATCTGAATACGAGAACAGCTATATCGAAGAGCACGTCAGACACTCGAATGCCTTGCACAGCCGTACCGTGGATAACAATACCTATCTTGTCGGACCGCTGGCTCGCTTAAACTTGAACCATGAACAATTGATGCCAAGAGCGAAGAACTCCCTACAGGAATTTGGCATTCGGCTGCCGGTCAAGAATCCGTACAAGTCCCTGATTGCACGCTCCATCGAACTGGTCCACTTCTACGAGGAAGCCATTCAGCTCATCAAAGAATACAAACCAAGCGGACCTGCCCACCTTGAACTGAAACTCAAAGCAGGTGAAGGCTCTGGCGCCACCGAAGCCCCGCGTGGACTTCTCTATCACCGCTACAAGATCGATGCCAGAGGCATGGTGCAGTTCGCCAAGATCACTCCACCCACCGCGCAGAACCTGCCGCGTATCGAAGCCGATCTGTTCAAACTAACTCCCAAGATCGTCAGCCTGCCCGAAGCGGAAGCAACCCTCATTGCCGAACATCTTGTGCGATCCTACGATCCTTGCATCTCGTGCGCGACGCATTTCTTGAAATTGAAGATTGCAGAGAAATGA